The following are encoded in a window of Haloarcula hispanica ATCC 33960 genomic DNA:
- a CDS encoding helicase-related protein, which yields MTDSSFSSGQRVLLNGTPAEVIKTQTVGEIEYLRAYIEGEGVKTVCLDDVEIQPQQSGIEELANQRIDDLHPDHDAVAAQWFDLRTQATKLKLAHEQGQLLSISNSLVRLEPYQLDAVNWVMQKLRQRALIGDDVGLGKTIEAGLVLKELAARNRADRVLFVVPAHLQKKWIRDMDRFFDIDLTVADRAWVEGERRRLGEEANIWAQDQQRLVTSMAFLRQDEFRPALRDAFWDVVVVDEAHKAAKRGDSPSKTARMIDAVTGNSDSLLLLSATPHDGKGEAFRSLVEYIDPFLVAENQELSQETVDRVMIRRGKTDIYDEDGERVFPDREVNSVSVSMTHDERQFYRAVTDYVKNVYNRSEKLNEPAVGFAMALMQKRLVSSVGAIHATLRRRLDDLLDEEAETDGLSEEARAYLDGEDLDEDDKQHAEDEIAGLTVTSTDEQLQEEIDTLRDLVSLAEDLPVDSKAQKVRRFISQLLEEQPDEKLLLFTEYRDTLDYLLEFVQDEPWADEILVIHGDVDKDERTRIEDEFNHGQSRLLFATDAASEGIDLQHSCHIMANYELPWNPNRLEQRIGRIHRYGQEEEVKVWNFLFDDTRESEIFEMLQTKVEEIRSQLGNTADVLGILDDIDVDALIMESIENDDPPSATKAELEELIEERQRTLEEWYERSLVDTSTFDAESRRQIQEVVDESADVYGSEGDIREFFERAVEAFGGEFEKRGTNLYQAELPDGINSPGQDATFGPFTFDRDFAMDHEDITYLAPDTDVLQRLMARVLEDERGAVGLKLLPFVDTPGITYNYRVAFEDGTGDVIREETIPVFVDATQGDAQQALGERVVEGDSVAAKPDVDDLRTVLDAQSDLRAAADRYVSVRVNEIKNHLQEKRHKETAQELENLEEYAQAERERIEAFIEEYERKSDAGSDMDIAIRGQQERLAQLEERIETRRRELERREQIISLAPEVENYCLTLPL from the coding sequence ATGACGGATTCTTCATTCTCGTCCGGGCAACGAGTCCTTCTCAACGGAACACCGGCTGAAGTCATCAAAACACAGACAGTCGGCGAGATCGAATATTTGAGAGCGTATATCGAGGGGGAAGGCGTCAAGACTGTCTGTCTCGACGATGTAGAGATTCAGCCACAGCAGTCCGGAATCGAGGAACTGGCCAACCAGCGAATCGACGACCTTCATCCGGATCACGATGCGGTCGCGGCGCAGTGGTTCGACCTCCGGACGCAGGCGACGAAGCTCAAACTCGCTCACGAACAGGGACAGCTCCTGAGCATCTCGAACTCGCTCGTTCGGCTCGAACCGTATCAGCTTGACGCCGTAAACTGGGTGATGCAGAAGCTCCGGCAGCGGGCGCTTATCGGTGACGACGTCGGGCTCGGGAAAACGATAGAGGCGGGCCTCGTCCTCAAGGAACTCGCTGCACGGAATCGCGCTGACCGCGTCCTGTTCGTCGTTCCCGCCCACCTCCAGAAGAAATGGATCCGGGATATGGACCGCTTCTTCGACATCGACCTGACCGTGGCAGACCGCGCGTGGGTGGAAGGTGAGCGCCGACGGCTCGGCGAGGAGGCTAACATCTGGGCCCAAGACCAGCAACGGCTCGTCACCAGCATGGCGTTCCTGCGGCAGGACGAGTTCCGGCCTGCACTCCGGGACGCGTTCTGGGACGTCGTCGTGGTCGACGAGGCCCACAAGGCTGCAAAGCGGGGGGACTCACCGAGCAAGACGGCACGGATGATTGACGCCGTCACGGGGAACTCCGACTCGTTGCTGCTTCTCAGCGCGACGCCACACGACGGGAAGGGCGAGGCGTTCCGCTCGCTCGTGGAGTACATCGATCCGTTCCTCGTCGCCGAAAACCAGGAACTCTCACAGGAAACAGTCGACCGCGTCATGATCCGTCGCGGGAAGACCGACATCTACGACGAGGACGGTGAACGCGTCTTCCCGGACCGCGAGGTCAACTCGGTATCGGTCTCGATGACCCACGACGAACGACAGTTCTACCGGGCTGTCACCGACTACGTGAAAAACGTCTACAACCGCTCGGAGAAGCTGAACGAACCCGCGGTCGGGTTCGCGATGGCGCTCATGCAGAAACGACTGGTGAGCAGCGTCGGCGCGATTCACGCGACGCTCCGACGACGACTGGACGACCTTCTCGACGAAGAGGCAGAGACAGACGGTCTTTCCGAGGAAGCACGAGCCTATCTCGACGGCGAGGATCTAGACGAGGACGACAAGCAACACGCGGAAGACGAGATCGCCGGTCTGACCGTCACCAGTACCGACGAACAACTCCAAGAGGAGATCGATACGCTCCGCGACCTCGTGTCGCTGGCGGAGGATCTACCGGTCGACTCCAAGGCCCAGAAAGTCAGACGGTTCATCTCCCAACTCCTCGAGGAACAGCCGGACGAGAAACTCCTGTTGTTCACGGAGTACCGCGATACGCTGGACTACCTTCTCGAATTCGTGCAGGACGAGCCGTGGGCCGACGAGATTCTGGTGATTCACGGCGACGTTGACAAGGACGAACGGACCCGGATCGAAGACGAGTTCAATCACGGGCAGTCACGACTCCTGTTCGCGACCGATGCAGCGAGTGAGGGGATCGATCTCCAGCACAGCTGTCACATCATGGCTAACTACGAGCTTCCGTGGAACCCGAACCGCCTCGAACAGCGGATCGGACGCATCCATCGCTACGGACAGGAAGAGGAGGTCAAGGTCTGGAACTTCCTCTTCGACGACACCCGCGAGAGCGAAATCTTCGAAATGCTCCAGACCAAGGTCGAGGAGATCCGCTCCCAGCTCGGAAACACAGCGGACGTGCTTGGCATCCTCGACGACATCGACGTGGATGCGCTCATCATGGAGTCCATCGAGAACGACGACCCGCCGAGTGCGACCAAAGCGGAACTCGAGGAGCTGATCGAGGAGCGCCAGCGGACGCTTGAGGAGTGGTACGAGCGGAGCCTCGTCGATACGAGCACGTTCGACGCGGAGAGTCGCCGGCAGATTCAGGAGGTCGTCGACGAGTCAGCGGACGTCTACGGAAGCGAGGGAGACATTCGCGAGTTCTTCGAGCGAGCAGTCGAAGCCTTCGGAGGCGAATTCGAGAAACGCGGTACCAACCTCTATCAAGCCGAGTTGCCTGATGGGATCAATTCGCCCGGCCAAGATGCGACGTTCGGCCCGTTCACGTTCGACCGCGACTTCGCGATGGATCACGAGGACATCACCTACCTCGCTCCGGACACGGACGTCCTGCAACGGCTCATGGCACGCGTGTTGGAGGACGAGCGCGGTGCGGTCGGACTCAAACTGCTGCCGTTCGTCGACACGCCGGGGATCACCTACAACTATCGCGTGGCGTTCGAGGACGGCACTGGCGATGTGATTCGTGAGGAGACCATCCCCGTCTTCGTGGATGCGACGCAAGGGGACGCTCAGCAGGCGCTTGGTGAACGTGTCGTCGAAGGCGACTCGGTAGCAGCAAAGCCCGACGTCGACGACTTGCGAACGGTTCTCGACGCTCAATCCGACTTACGGGCGGCCGCTGACCGGTACGTGAGCGTGCGTGTCAACGAGATCAAGAACCATCTTCAGGAGAAACGTCACAAGGAGACTGCCCAGGAGTTGGAAAATCTCGAGGAGTATGCACAGGCGGAACGAGAACGGATCGAGGCCTTCATCGAGGAGTACGAGCGCAAATCCGACGCCGGCTCGGATATGGACATCGCGATCCGTGGCCAACAGGAGCGACTTGCACAGCTCGAAGAGCGAATCGAGACACGTCGCCGTGAATTAGAGCGCCGAGAACAGATCATCTCACTGGCGCCCGAGGTTGAGAACTACTGTTTGACTCTCCCATTGTGA
- the pglX gene encoding BREX-5 system adenine-specific DNA-methyltransferase PglX translates to MDGNALAPRKAQLDKEEREHLEAVVTEMRDRIEANVRYQLEASDLADRPDDASLSETQETLVEAIELEAADGHDWEEAHEQYITGVGYTVVNRLAALRCMEVRDFIDDEVTAFRDDGLTPAADRLVTEEFMLEEEAVLEAYRNACDKLAAEIEILFDRSTAYSLIDPDDDTYEDLCGMLDEVPDEVWRADDVLGWVYEYYNRPVVEALDAKNTLEPEDVGPANQFYTPHWVVRMLTDNSLGKLYLEATEQEDAVPNPDALSPEERKERLVTPEDSPSVPELCTYLIPDEEAGDAPEFDHPSELRVIDPACGSGHFLLYAFDVLERIWWAETDLDRAEIPAKVLEHNLYGVDIDLRSCQLSAFNLYLKARTRTEAEDGQFEMPSVDIVCADARVADVEEGAEVLDDITGEGTDLRAALGEIIDTFQHTEALGSLLDVSGTLEDVFESGQTDLSDWGDGTHQSLNSFLKALREAVGERSSDSFGEQNLKSFLNLLVVLSQSYDVALMNPPYGSGGRMPDTVQEYVEENENYKYTTEYYINFFEACDRLAKADGRTGMLVPWSFMFNKSFQTFREDFVGGRGAFDFFSEFGYDILDNATVGTVGTVVRSEADSGQTGTFIRLPDVAKGEKEGEFIRASFEGSETGVKRLYHRDLSEFAMVPGTPLSYWVPRGLRSIYQSDTVLDADNAGLEDRETLGDIKQGTATADDSRFVHKFWEDRGAEWVPFAKGGADAWLLPRIKNTLLWGEDGTEVDRYPKSYPRNTDAYFNESLTYTVAKRSGRRFGYLHDSSVFGHKGSVLIPDRAIWNALSYTNSHLFTYLMLAQTSERMWEVGFVSKVPWRTELEEIDELATLAREAVGHLISKRQYDFVSPHYDGPVLLDALGVDDPLPQYDHPHRELRDELSLDSPTQTVSTADSLNQVGTAAAKHLARVEQTLQSCANDIDDAVFDCFDITDGQRETILQEIALRTIEDPREQEVYAPAAISEPSSDFPEQVKDLLLHFTLRAINDTDDGIIPLSEIDGTDDLLTHIEAEFERVWGEHATDRLAEADAVLGNRNASDEAYPNLRAWLENDLFEYHVAEFDRTPILWRLSTERLVSDATGEGFGCLVDYHQLDASIFDRLQNQYLEPRRTHLRERQAAANSRRNDESLSTTERADAAEEYDQCESALEQLSAFEERLGDLSQATPRDWPSVNQERAAEAAERVAEFRERTASRLDTLETLADLKDVDMADLFSPSFYETVQENKDEWVDALDDLQTAFEAYAEDGSEPVEAHLYDLFEYYDDLVGSSHYASNGILFMTYYFEQFEDAEQSQIGDTGVAERQRLLAELAADVDEYRQLADEIAANCDEVATDISGDWEERALSEVVTAGYQPTHKHGVAINITPLAEQDIVPEVVADNVL, encoded by the coding sequence ATGGATGGGAACGCTCTGGCCCCCCGAAAGGCGCAACTCGACAAGGAAGAGCGCGAACACCTCGAAGCGGTCGTCACCGAGATGCGAGACCGTATCGAGGCGAACGTTCGCTACCAGCTCGAAGCGTCTGATCTGGCAGACCGTCCTGATGACGCGTCCCTGAGCGAGACGCAGGAAACCCTCGTGGAAGCTATCGAACTCGAAGCCGCCGATGGCCACGATTGGGAGGAGGCCCACGAACAGTACATTACGGGCGTCGGCTACACGGTCGTCAATCGGCTGGCCGCGCTTCGCTGCATGGAGGTCCGGGACTTCATCGACGACGAAGTGACGGCCTTCCGCGACGACGGCCTCACCCCGGCCGCTGACCGGCTTGTCACCGAGGAGTTCATGCTGGAAGAGGAGGCCGTCCTCGAAGCCTATCGGAACGCGTGCGACAAACTGGCCGCGGAGATCGAGATCCTCTTCGACCGCTCGACCGCCTACAGCCTGATCGACCCCGACGACGACACCTACGAAGATCTCTGCGGAATGCTGGACGAGGTCCCCGACGAAGTCTGGCGGGCCGACGACGTGCTGGGCTGGGTGTACGAGTACTACAACCGTCCCGTTGTCGAGGCGCTCGACGCGAAGAACACGCTCGAACCGGAGGACGTGGGACCGGCGAACCAGTTCTACACGCCCCATTGGGTCGTCCGAATGCTCACCGACAACTCCCTCGGCAAACTCTATCTCGAAGCGACTGAGCAGGAAGACGCCGTTCCGAATCCGGACGCTCTCAGCCCCGAAGAGCGAAAAGAGCGCTTGGTCACGCCGGAGGACAGCCCGTCCGTTCCCGAACTCTGTACGTACCTTATCCCTGACGAGGAGGCCGGCGATGCACCGGAGTTCGATCATCCGTCGGAACTGCGGGTCATCGACCCGGCCTGTGGGAGCGGCCATTTCCTCCTCTATGCGTTCGACGTACTGGAGCGCATCTGGTGGGCCGAAACCGATCTCGACCGAGCCGAGATCCCGGCGAAGGTGCTGGAGCACAACCTCTACGGCGTCGACATCGACCTGCGCTCGTGTCAGCTCTCGGCGTTCAATCTGTATCTGAAGGCCAGAACACGTACCGAAGCGGAAGACGGCCAGTTCGAGATGCCCAGCGTCGACATCGTCTGTGCGGACGCCCGCGTGGCGGACGTTGAGGAAGGCGCAGAAGTGCTGGACGACATTACCGGCGAGGGAACGGACCTGCGTGCTGCGCTGGGAGAGATCATCGACACGTTCCAGCACACGGAAGCCCTCGGGAGCCTGCTGGACGTGAGCGGGACGCTCGAAGACGTGTTCGAGAGCGGTCAGACGGACCTCTCGGACTGGGGCGACGGAACACACCAGTCGCTGAACTCCTTCTTGAAGGCACTTCGAGAAGCCGTTGGTGAGCGCTCGTCAGATTCGTTCGGCGAACAGAACCTCAAGAGTTTCCTGAATCTGCTGGTAGTGTTAAGCCAATCGTACGACGTGGCGCTTATGAACCCGCCGTATGGTTCGGGGGGACGAATGCCGGACACCGTGCAGGAATACGTCGAAGAGAACGAGAATTACAAATATACGACGGAGTACTACATCAACTTCTTCGAGGCGTGTGATCGGCTGGCCAAAGCCGACGGACGCACGGGGATGCTCGTTCCGTGGTCGTTCATGTTCAACAAGTCCTTCCAGACCTTCCGGGAGGATTTCGTCGGTGGGAGAGGTGCGTTCGACTTCTTCTCAGAGTTCGGGTACGACATCCTCGACAACGCGACCGTCGGCACTGTCGGGACAGTTGTTCGCTCCGAGGCAGACAGCGGGCAGACAGGGACGTTCATCCGCCTCCCGGATGTTGCAAAGGGTGAGAAGGAAGGGGAATTCATCCGCGCGTCTTTCGAGGGGTCTGAAACCGGTGTCAAGCGACTCTATCACCGAGACCTGTCCGAGTTTGCGATGGTTCCCGGCACGCCGCTTTCTTATTGGGTGCCACGAGGCCTGCGAAGCATCTATCAGTCCGATACCGTTCTCGACGCGGATAATGCGGGCTTAGAGGACCGGGAGACGCTTGGAGACATCAAACAGGGTACCGCAACCGCAGACGATTCCCGGTTCGTGCATAAGTTCTGGGAAGACAGGGGCGCTGAATGGGTGCCGTTTGCGAAGGGGGGCGCTGATGCGTGGCTTTTGCCTCGAATAAAGAACACCCTCCTCTGGGGAGAAGACGGGACGGAAGTCGATAGATACCCGAAATCCTACCCCCGCAATACAGACGCCTACTTCAACGAATCATTAACGTACACCGTCGCAAAGCGAAGCGGTCGGAGGTTCGGGTATCTCCACGATTCGTCCGTCTTCGGTCACAAGGGCTCGGTTCTGATTCCGGATCGGGCTATCTGGAACGCTCTCTCGTACACGAATAGCCATCTATTCACGTATCTGATGCTTGCACAGACCTCCGAGCGAATGTGGGAAGTCGGGTTCGTCTCGAAAGTCCCGTGGCGGACAGAACTCGAAGAGATCGACGAACTGGCGACCCTCGCCCGGGAAGCCGTCGGGCACCTCATCTCGAAGCGGCAGTACGACTTCGTGTCGCCGCATTACGATGGGCCTGTCCTGCTCGATGCACTCGGTGTCGATGACCCGCTACCGCAGTACGATCATCCACACCGCGAGCTTCGGGACGAACTTTCGCTCGATAGCCCGACACAAACTGTGTCCACGGCAGACTCGCTCAATCAGGTCGGAACTGCCGCCGCGAAACACTTGGCGCGAGTCGAGCAAACCCTCCAGTCCTGTGCGAACGACATCGACGATGCCGTCTTCGATTGCTTCGACATCACCGACGGGCAACGCGAAACGATCCTTCAGGAGATCGCGCTCCGAACCATCGAAGATCCACGCGAACAGGAAGTGTATGCTCCAGCGGCCATCTCAGAGCCGTCTAGCGACTTCCCGGAACAGGTCAAAGACCTCCTTCTCCACTTCACGCTCCGAGCGATCAACGACACCGATGACGGCATTATCCCGCTTTCCGAAATCGACGGCACGGACGACCTTCTGACCCACATCGAGGCGGAGTTCGAACGTGTCTGGGGCGAGCACGCGACCGACCGCCTCGCGGAAGCCGACGCGGTACTCGGGAACCGCAACGCGAGCGACGAAGCGTACCCGAACCTTCGGGCGTGGCTCGAAAACGACCTGTTCGAGTACCACGTCGCGGAGTTCGACCGAACGCCGATCCTCTGGCGGCTTTCGACCGAGCGACTCGTTTCCGACGCCACGGGCGAGGGCTTCGGCTGTCTCGTCGATTACCATCAGTTGGACGCGAGCATCTTCGACCGACTGCAGAACCAGTATCTCGAACCGCGGCGGACGCACCTCCGCGAACGCCAGGCGGCGGCAAACAGCCGTCGGAACGACGAATCGCTCTCGACCACTGAGCGAGCCGACGCCGCCGAAGAGTACGACCAGTGTGAGAGCGCCCTCGAACAGCTCAGCGCGTTCGAAGAACGGCTTGGCGACCTTTCGCAGGCCACCCCGCGTGACTGGCCCAGCGTGAATCAGGAACGCGCGGCCGAGGCGGCCGAACGCGTGGCGGAGTTCCGGGAGCGGACAGCATCACGGCTAGACACTCTCGAAACCCTCGCCGACCTGAAGGACGTAGATATGGCAGACCTGTTCAGTCCCTCGTTCTACGAGACGGTACAGGAGAACAAAGACGAGTGGGTCGATGCGCTCGACGACCTACAGACTGCCTTCGAAGCGTACGCCGAAGACGGCTCCGAACCCGTCGAAGCACATCTCTACGACCTCTTCGAGTACTACGACGATCTCGTCGGCTCCTCCCACTACGCGAGCAACGGGATCCTGTTCATGACGTACTACTTCGAACAGTTCGAGGATGCCGAGCAGTCACAGATCGGAGACACCGGCGTCGCCGAGCGGCAGCGACTGCTCGCAGAACTCGCGGCCGACGTTGACGAGTATCGGCAACTGGCCGACGAAATCGCTGCAAACTGCGACGAGGTTGCGACCGATATCTCCGGCGATTGGGAGGAACGGGCGCTCTCAGAAGTCGTGACCGCGGGCTACCAGCCCACCCACAAACACGGCGTCGCGATCAACATCACGCCGCTCGCCGAGCAAGACATCGTCCCGGAAGTGGTGGCGGACAACGTACTCTGA